A genomic region of Chitinimonas arctica contains the following coding sequences:
- the kdsC gene encoding 3-deoxy-manno-octulosonate-8-phosphatase KdsC: MIFFRPAWSDPLHSKEFPVLERAQTVRLMIFDVDGVMTDGSLYYTDAGEELKAFNSLDGHGLKMLQNSGVQLAIITGRTSRLVEHRARNLGINRLVQGAHDKLASFETLLAETGFTPAECGYMGDDVIDLPVMRRVGFAVAVPDSPDIVRQNAHYVTGARGGNGAVREACDLIMQAQGTLDAQLAVYLR; this comes from the coding sequence ATGATCTTCTTCAGGCCGGCGTGGTCTGACCCTTTACATAGCAAGGAATTCCCCGTGTTGGAACGTGCGCAAACTGTTCGCCTGATGATTTTCGACGTCGATGGCGTCATGACCGACGGCAGCCTCTATTACACCGATGCCGGCGAAGAGCTGAAGGCCTTCAATTCGCTGGACGGCCACGGGCTGAAAATGCTCCAGAATTCCGGCGTGCAGCTGGCCATCATTACCGGCCGCACTTCGCGCCTGGTGGAGCACCGTGCCCGCAACCTGGGCATAAACAGGCTGGTGCAGGGCGCGCACGACAAGCTGGCCTCGTTTGAAACCCTGCTGGCCGAAACCGGCTTTACCCCGGCCGAATGCGGCTATATGGGCGACGATGTGATCGACCTCCCGGTGATGCGCCGGGTCGGATTCGCCGTTGCCGTTCCGGACTCGCCCGATATTGTCCGCCAGAATGCCCATTACGTGACCGGCGCCCGAGGCGGCAACGGCGCCGTGCGCGAAGCCTGCGATTTGATCATGCAGGCGCAAGGCACGCTGGATGCCCAGCTGGCGGTCTATCTACGGTGA
- a CDS encoding prepilin-type N-terminal cleavage/methylation domain-containing protein, whose protein sequence is MRTRNSRQKGFTLIEIAIVLVIIGLLLGGVLKGQELITGAKVKALASDLKNMMVYINAYQDRFRSIPGDDLTAATHLTGATNATTPGAAANRGNGLITGNWDPTVAAQTDESYLFWQHVRLANLATGNSTVGAADYPPVNALGGRMGITSTTPVTGQTGTFFACANNITGDMANRVDILVDGAAQGAQGSLRVRANTAAAAAAAVAAPVATTLYTICLST, encoded by the coding sequence ATGCGTACACGTAATAGCAGGCAAAAAGGCTTCACCCTGATCGAAATCGCCATCGTTCTGGTCATTATCGGCCTGTTGCTGGGCGGGGTATTGAAAGGCCAGGAACTGATTACCGGCGCCAAGGTCAAGGCGCTGGCCTCCGACCTCAAGAATATGATGGTCTATATCAATGCCTACCAAGACCGGTTCCGCTCCATCCCGGGCGACGACCTCACCGCCGCCACCCACCTGACGGGCGCCACCAACGCCACCACCCCTGGCGCGGCAGCCAACCGGGGCAATGGCTTGATCACCGGCAACTGGGATCCGACCGTCGCGGCCCAGACCGACGAGTCCTACCTGTTCTGGCAGCATGTGCGCCTGGCCAACCTGGCGACGGGTAACTCCACCGTCGGTGCGGCGGACTACCCGCCGGTCAACGCCCTCGGCGGACGCATGGGCATTACCAGCACCACGCCGGTAACCGGCCAGACCGGCACCTTCTTCGCCTGTGCCAACAATATCACCGGCGATATGGCGAACCGGGTCGATATCCTGGTCGATGGCGCAGCCCAGGGTGCGCAAGGTTCGCTGCGGGTAAGAGCCAATACGGCGGCAGCGGCGGCGGCAGCGGTCGCGGCGCCGGTTGCCACGACCTTGTACACCATCTGCCTCTCGACTTAG
- the lptC gene encoding LPS export ABC transporter periplasmic protein LptC — MLPDRAARAFPLLLLGLLAGLALLLDRATNLPYFTPNPVSRDPDLSISQFEAIGFGQDGKPLYTLAADKMQHYPRDDRSEFTRPRLVRTLPGEPQLNVVAARARMLERGNRIDFDQDVQMTRVATPALPAMTLRTSNLRLDTERGLANSDAPADLSTGGDRINATGFDYDHTTAQLMLRSKVRINYASPKP; from the coding sequence ATGCTGCCCGACCGCGCCGCGCGCGCCTTTCCGCTACTGCTGCTGGGCCTGTTGGCAGGCCTGGCCCTGCTGCTCGACCGCGCCACCAACCTGCCTTATTTCACGCCCAATCCGGTCAGCCGCGACCCCGACCTGAGCATCAGCCAATTCGAAGCGATCGGCTTCGGCCAGGATGGCAAGCCGCTCTACACGCTGGCGGCGGACAAGATGCAGCACTATCCACGCGACGACCGCTCGGAATTTACCCGGCCGCGCCTGGTACGTACCCTGCCGGGCGAGCCGCAGCTGAATGTGGTGGCCGCCAGAGCGCGTATGCTGGAGCGGGGGAATCGCATCGACTTCGACCAGGATGTGCAAATGACCCGGGTCGCCACGCCCGCTCTCCCCGCCATGACCTTGCGCACCAGCAATCTGCGGCTGGATACCGAACGGGGCCTGGCGAATTCCGATGCACCCGCGGACCTTTCCACCGGCGGCGACCGCATCAACGCCACCGGCTTCGATTACGACCACACGACCGCGCAGCTGATGCTGCGATCCAAAGTGAGGATTAATTATGCTTCGCCGAAACCTTAG
- the lptB gene encoding LPS export ABC transporter ATP-binding protein, with protein MTARLSAQHLQKRYKSRTVVRDVSLHVDAGEVVGLLGPNGAGKTTSFYMIVGLVALNDGKIFLDDAEITHKPIHERAHLGLGYLPQEASIFRRMTVAENVRAILELHEKSGDAIEHRLDELLRELNIAHLRDSTALSLSGGERRRCEIARALAANPRFILLDEPFAGVDPIAVMDIQKIIRFLKERKIGVLITDHNVRETLGICDRAYIINEGSVLASGTAEEIVYNDNVRRVYLGEHFRL; from the coding sequence ATGACCGCACGTCTCTCCGCACAGCATCTGCAAAAGCGCTACAAGTCCCGCACCGTTGTCCGCGATGTTTCCCTGCACGTCGACGCCGGCGAAGTGGTCGGCCTGCTGGGCCCCAACGGCGCCGGCAAGACCACCAGCTTCTATATGATCGTGGGCCTGGTCGCCCTCAATGACGGCAAGATCTTTCTCGATGACGCCGAGATCACCCATAAGCCCATCCATGAACGCGCGCATCTGGGCCTGGGCTACCTGCCGCAAGAGGCGTCCATCTTCCGCCGCATGACGGTGGCCGAAAACGTGCGCGCCATCCTCGAACTGCACGAGAAAAGCGGCGATGCCATCGAGCACCGGCTGGACGAATTATTGCGCGAGCTCAATATCGCCCATCTTCGCGACAGCACCGCCCTATCGCTATCCGGCGGCGAGCGCCGCCGCTGCGAGATCGCCCGCGCCTTGGCCGCCAATCCGCGCTTTATCCTGCTGGACGAGCCTTTTGCCGGGGTGGACCCGATCGCGGTGATGGATATCCAGAAGATCATCCGCTTCTTGAAGGAGCGGAAGATCGGCGTCCTGATCACCGACCACAATGTCCGCGAAACGCTGGGCATCTGCGACCGTGCCTATATCATCAACGAAGGTAGCGTGCTTGCGTCGGGCACCGCAGAGGAGATTGTCTATAACGACAATGTCCGCCGTGTGTATCTAGGCGAGCATTTCCGGCTGTAA
- the lptA gene encoding lipopolysaccharide transport periplasmic protein LptA, whose product MLRRNLSTLCLGAFLLLAPQARAELADSEKPMLVEAGRGGLADKAGRAVLEGGVKMTQGTLSVDADQAVIQKQADGEQTVHAEGRPVKFRQRMEGQQGWLDARAAKLDYDSGSGNVKLVGNAWLKHGEDEISGSVITYNTHTEIYSAEGGPATANGETGRIKMIIQPKKKPAESPAKP is encoded by the coding sequence ATGCTTCGCCGAAACCTTAGTACGCTGTGCCTCGGCGCCTTTCTGTTGCTTGCCCCGCAAGCCCGGGCCGAGTTGGCCGATAGCGAAAAGCCCATGCTGGTCGAAGCCGGCCGCGGCGGATTGGCCGACAAGGCCGGCCGCGCCGTGCTGGAAGGCGGCGTCAAGATGACCCAGGGCACCCTGTCGGTGGACGCCGACCAAGCCGTTATCCAGAAGCAGGCGGACGGCGAGCAGACCGTGCACGCCGAAGGCCGTCCGGTGAAATTCCGGCAACGGATGGAAGGCCAGCAGGGCTGGCTGGATGCCCGGGCCGCCAAGCTCGATTACGATAGCGGCAGCGGCAATGTGAAACTGGTAGGCAACGCCTGGCTCAAGCACGGCGAAGACGAGATCAGCGGCAGCGTCATCACCTACAACACCCACACCGAGATATATAGCGCCGAAGGCGGTCCCGCCACGGCGAACGGCGAAACGGGACGGATAAAAATGATCATCCAGCCGAAGAAAAAGCCGGCAGAGAGTCCCGCCAAGCCATGA
- a CDS encoding PTS sugar transporter subunit IIA: MALIASILPLANVFLDLDLTSKKRLFEQAGLLFENSHGIARSAIFDALFAREKLGSTGLGQGVAIPHGRIKGLKEAVGVFVRLKQAIPFEAPDGKLVSLAFVLLVPEQATDLHLQILSELAQLFSDKKLREALNQAATAEQMHQLLMQWQA, from the coding sequence ATGGCCCTGATCGCTTCCATCCTGCCACTGGCCAATGTCTTTCTAGACCTCGACCTGACCAGCAAGAAACGCCTGTTCGAACAGGCCGGCCTGCTATTCGAGAACAGTCACGGCATTGCCCGCAGCGCTATTTTCGACGCCCTGTTCGCCCGTGAAAAACTCGGCTCCACCGGCCTGGGCCAAGGCGTCGCCATTCCGCACGGCCGCATCAAGGGCCTGAAGGAAGCGGTCGGTGTCTTTGTCAGACTGAAACAAGCCATCCCCTTCGAAGCACCCGATGGCAAACTGGTCAGCCTGGCCTTTGTACTGCTGGTACCGGAACAAGCCACCGACCTGCATTTGCAGATTCTTTCCGAGCTGGCGCAATTGTTCAGCGATAAAAAGCTGCGCGAGGCGCTGAACCAGGCAGCCACGGCGGAACAAATGCACCAACTGCTGATGCAATGGCAAGCCTGA
- a CDS encoding KpsF/GutQ family sugar-phosphate isomerase gives MRTPSNDALLGLAREVLAIEASAIEALAAHLDQSFIAAHDLMLNCTGRVVVTGMGKSGHIGRKLAATLASTGTPAFFMHPAEAAHGDLGMITADDIVLALSYSGAVEELVSLLPALKRRGARVVAITGNADSALGRAADVHLDGRVAKEACPLNLAPTASTTAALALGDALAVCLLESRGFSRDDFALSHPGGSLGRKLLVHVRDVMHQGDALPVVENTVNVRDALFEITRKGLGLTAVVNEGGELLGVFTDGDLRRAMDKDIDLKTANIETVMTRLPRTIAADRLAVEAVQMMESAKVYVLLVLDEGKLAGAIRMHDLLQAGVV, from the coding sequence ATTCGCACCCCATCCAACGATGCGCTGCTGGGCCTGGCGCGTGAAGTGCTTGCCATCGAAGCCAGCGCCATCGAAGCGCTGGCCGCCCATCTCGACCAGTCATTTATCGCCGCCCACGACTTGATGCTGAACTGCACCGGTCGGGTGGTCGTCACCGGCATGGGCAAGTCCGGCCATATCGGCCGCAAGCTGGCGGCCACCCTGGCATCGACCGGTACGCCGGCTTTCTTTATGCACCCCGCCGAAGCCGCCCATGGCGACCTCGGCATGATTACCGCCGATGACATCGTACTGGCGCTCTCGTACTCCGGCGCGGTGGAAGAACTGGTTTCCCTCCTGCCCGCCCTCAAGCGCCGCGGCGCCCGCGTGGTGGCGATCACCGGCAATGCCGATTCCGCCCTGGGCCGCGCCGCCGATGTCCACCTGGACGGCAGGGTTGCAAAAGAAGCCTGCCCGCTCAATCTAGCACCTACGGCCAGCACCACCGCGGCGCTGGCGCTGGGCGATGCCCTGGCGGTCTGTCTATTGGAATCGCGCGGTTTCAGCCGGGACGATTTCGCCTTGTCCCATCCCGGCGGCAGCCTGGGCCGCAAGCTGCTGGTCCATGTCCGCGATGTGATGCACCAGGGCGATGCCTTGCCGGTGGTCGAAAATACCGTGAATGTGCGCGATGCCCTGTTTGAAATCACCCGCAAGGGCCTGGGGCTGACCGCGGTAGTGAATGAAGGCGGCGAATTGCTGGGCGTTTTCACCGATGGCGACCTGCGCCGGGCCATGGACAAGGATATCGACCTCAAGACGGCCAATATCGAAACCGTCATGACCCGCCTGCCCAGGACCATTGCCGCGGACCGCCTGGCCGTTGAAGCGGTGCAGATGATGGAAAGTGCCAAGGTGTATGTACTCCTGGTACTGGACGAGGGCAAATTGGCCGGCGCGATACGCATGCATGATCTTCTTCAGGCCGGCGTGGTCTGA
- a CDS encoding monovalent cation:proton antiporter family protein: protein MHHHVLETVLLLLAAAVAVVTLCRRVQLPAMLGYLLVGIAIGPHALALIGSSAEAAELAEYGVVFLMFSLGLEFSLPKLKAMRTVVFGLGGAQVVSTMVLVIAVALLSGLPWPAGLALGGALAMSSTAIVSKMLAERVEVNSTHGQHAIGILLFQDLAVVPLLIMIPAVGKAGGDPWMVLGTAMLKIALTLVILLYFGPKLLRPLFNLVAKGRSTELFVLNVLLVTLGIAYATAQAGLSLALGAFLAGMLIAETEYRHQVEEDIRPFRDLLLGLFFITVGMRLNLLAVWRDLFVVLGVFVFLTFGKAALIGGLTRAFGRSPGTAVRTGLALGQGGEFGFVLLALAAASGILPANVEQIALAAILLSMLAAPFLIQQTEPIVRRFIGSDWMLQAMRLTQLAAKTMATSDHVILCGYGRSGQALARVLQQEEIGIYALDLDPERVREAAAAGENVSFGDATRREVLMSAGLTRARALIITYHHTPSALRILEIVRKERPELPVVVRTWDDSDIESLRTAGADEVVAEIMEGSLMLASHAMVLLGVPINRVLRHIRDAREERYSLFHGFFRGVTDDNIEEQAQPRLHSILLDADADAIGKSLAELGLAEIGVAVKTVRRAGGRIDEPAAAEVMLAGDVLVLLGAPELLAQAERRLLQG from the coding sequence ATGCATCACCACGTACTCGAAACCGTCTTGCTTCTGCTCGCCGCCGCCGTCGCGGTGGTCACCCTCTGCCGCCGGGTACAGCTGCCGGCCATGCTGGGTTACCTGCTGGTGGGCATCGCCATCGGCCCGCATGCCTTGGCCTTGATCGGCTCTTCGGCCGAGGCGGCCGAGTTGGCCGAGTACGGGGTGGTCTTCCTGATGTTCAGCCTCGGCTTGGAGTTCAGCTTGCCCAAGCTGAAAGCCATGCGCACGGTGGTGTTCGGGCTGGGGGGCGCCCAGGTCGTTTCCACCATGGTGCTGGTGATCGCGGTGGCGTTGCTGTCGGGCCTGCCCTGGCCGGCCGGCTTGGCGCTGGGCGGGGCGCTGGCCATGTCGTCGACGGCGATCGTCAGCAAGATGCTGGCGGAAAGAGTGGAGGTGAACTCGACCCATGGCCAGCACGCCATCGGCATCCTGCTGTTCCAGGACCTGGCCGTCGTGCCGCTGCTGATCATGATTCCGGCCGTGGGCAAGGCGGGCGGCGACCCTTGGATGGTGCTGGGGACGGCCATGCTGAAGATCGCCCTGACGCTGGTGATCCTGCTGTATTTCGGTCCCAAGCTGCTGCGGCCCTTGTTCAATCTGGTCGCCAAGGGGCGTTCCACCGAATTGTTCGTGCTGAACGTGCTGCTGGTGACGCTGGGCATTGCCTATGCGACCGCGCAGGCCGGCCTGAGCCTGGCGCTGGGCGCCTTTCTCGCAGGCATGCTGATCGCGGAGACGGAATACCGTCACCAGGTGGAGGAAGATATCCGGCCGTTCCGCGATCTGTTGCTGGGCCTGTTTTTTATAACCGTGGGCATGCGCTTGAATCTGCTGGCGGTCTGGCGGGACCTGTTCGTGGTATTGGGCGTTTTCGTATTTCTCACCTTCGGCAAGGCAGCCTTGATCGGCGGCTTGACGCGCGCATTCGGCCGCAGCCCGGGTACCGCCGTACGTACCGGTTTGGCGTTGGGGCAAGGGGGGGAGTTCGGATTCGTGCTGTTGGCGCTGGCGGCCGCCTCGGGAATATTGCCGGCCAATGTGGAGCAGATCGCCTTGGCTGCGATCCTGCTTTCCATGCTGGCCGCGCCCTTCCTGATCCAGCAGACCGAGCCCATCGTGCGGCGCTTTATCGGTTCGGACTGGATGTTGCAGGCCATGCGCCTGACCCAGTTGGCAGCCAAGACCATGGCTACCTCCGACCACGTGATCCTGTGCGGCTATGGCCGTAGCGGCCAGGCACTGGCGCGGGTGCTGCAGCAGGAAGAAATCGGCATCTATGCACTGGATCTCGATCCGGAACGAGTACGGGAAGCGGCGGCAGCGGGTGAAAACGTCTCCTTCGGCGACGCGACCCGTCGCGAGGTGCTGATGTCGGCCGGGCTGACGCGGGCCCGCGCCTTGATCATCACCTACCATCACACGCCGTCGGCGCTACGGATTCTGGAAATCGTTCGCAAGGAGCGGCCGGAGCTGCCGGTGGTGGTGCGCACCTGGGACGACAGCGATATCGAAAGCTTGCGGACGGCCGGTGCCGACGAAGTGGTGGCCGAGATAATGGAAGGCAGCCTGATGCTGGCTTCGCACGCGATGGTGTTGCTGGGCGTGCCGATCAATCGGGTGCTGCGGCATATCCGCGATGCGCGGGAAGAGCGCTACAGCTTGTTCCACGGCTTCTTCCGCGGGGTGACCGACGACAATATCGAAGAGCAGGCACAGCCCCGCCTGCATTCGATCCTGCTCGATGCCGATGCCGATGCGATCGGCAAATCCTTGGCGGAACTGGGCTTGGCCGAAATCGGCGTGGCGGTGAAGACCGTGCGCCGCGCCGGCGGACGGATCGACGAGCCCGCTGCGGCCGAGGTCATGCTGGCCGGCGATGTGCTGGTGCTGCTGGGTGCGCCGGAATTGCTGGCGCAGGCCGAGCGGCGCCTATTGCAAGGCTGA
- a CDS encoding HAMP domain-containing histidine kinase, whose product MMTRLADRLLNSQLRARGLPLLLVWLIFWSAWTLADTPAMGMYLLAELAVLQIWQPVYPQGRAIGFFTVVQLLVAAALLFWLAGEPLLLLWATLVAGVLGGRAAGAADLATRWFHLILAILLQLIVWLLVVPQAAGIDGMAREKLLPVVIVGSLLAALLPLGKNGEDKRSSRSVLYGLVFLLLTLLVGVGAVALSRIALIPYLHAIAVTLVASGATLAAMIWLWNPHLGLGGIGSLAITHLLEDGSHFERWSAGLDARYVAESEPGRFLRGAVEDLLDLPGVVGIEWLCGGERQSLGKRNDHESGIRVGDLRIAFFTRRATTAAQRVQLELAARLLAHLYLAKVQASRQAEQAYLAAVHESGARLTHDIKNILQGLAGLVAAAASTRETDRLMGLYASQLPELARRLEQALAKLTRGGALQSVQAMPVEEWWRRLADRYAACHIAFAAGPAGGAEVDAVLFDCVADNLLQNAMQKRLQEDGLQIRAACRLSDKGIRFEVADDGSAIAAALVPRLGRAPLPSAHGMGIGILHASRLALERGYRLVLEENATGAVRFVLENRQGDSSR is encoded by the coding sequence GTGATGACCCGTCTGGCCGATCGGCTACTGAACTCGCAACTGCGCGCGCGCGGGCTGCCCCTGCTGCTGGTGTGGCTGATCTTCTGGTCGGCCTGGACGCTGGCCGACACCCCCGCCATGGGTATGTATCTATTGGCGGAGTTGGCCGTCCTGCAAATCTGGCAGCCGGTCTACCCCCAGGGTAGGGCGATTGGCTTCTTCACCGTCGTGCAGTTGCTGGTGGCGGCGGCGCTGTTGTTCTGGCTGGCGGGAGAGCCGTTGCTGCTGCTGTGGGCGACACTGGTGGCGGGCGTACTCGGCGGGAGGGCGGCCGGTGCGGCGGATTTGGCGACCAGGTGGTTTCATCTGATCCTGGCCATCTTGCTGCAGCTGATCGTCTGGCTGCTGGTGGTGCCGCAAGCGGCCGGCATCGATGGCATGGCGCGCGAGAAACTGCTGCCCGTCGTGATTGTCGGCTCCTTGTTGGCTGCTTTGCTGCCCCTGGGGAAAAACGGAGAAGATAAGCGGTCCTCGCGCAGTGTGCTGTATGGCCTGGTCTTCCTGCTGCTGACCCTGCTGGTCGGCGTGGGTGCGGTCGCTTTGTCCAGGATTGCACTCATCCCTTATCTACATGCGATCGCGGTCACCCTGGTCGCCAGCGGCGCCACGCTGGCGGCGATGATCTGGCTATGGAACCCCCATTTGGGCCTGGGCGGCATCGGCTCGCTGGCCATTACCCATCTGCTGGAGGACGGCAGCCATTTCGAGCGCTGGTCGGCCGGCCTGGATGCCCGCTATGTGGCGGAGTCCGAGCCGGGCCGGTTTTTACGGGGGGCGGTGGAAGACCTGCTGGACCTGCCTGGCGTGGTCGGTATCGAATGGCTTTGCGGCGGCGAACGGCAATCGCTGGGAAAGCGCAATGACCATGAGTCGGGTATACGGGTGGGGGATCTGCGTATCGCCTTCTTTACCCGCCGCGCCACCACCGCCGCGCAGCGGGTCCAGCTGGAATTGGCGGCGCGCCTGTTGGCGCATCTCTATCTGGCCAAGGTGCAAGCGTCCCGCCAGGCCGAGCAGGCCTATCTGGCCGCCGTGCATGAATCGGGCGCCCGTTTGACCCATGACATCAAGAATATCCTGCAAGGCTTGGCTGGCCTGGTCGCAGCTGCCGCCAGCACGCGTGAAACGGATCGTTTGATGGGGCTGTATGCCAGCCAGCTACCCGAGTTGGCCCGGCGGCTGGAGCAGGCGCTGGCCAAGCTGACCCGCGGCGGCGCCCTGCAATCGGTGCAGGCGATGCCGGTGGAAGAATGGTGGCGGCGTCTGGCGGATCGCTATGCCGCATGCCATATCGCTTTCGCGGCGGGGCCGGCCGGGGGCGCGGAAGTGGATGCCGTACTGTTCGATTGCGTGGCCGACAATCTGCTGCAAAACGCCATGCAAAAACGCCTGCAGGAGGATGGATTACAAATTCGGGCCGCCTGCCGCCTATCCGACAAGGGGATACGATTCGAGGTGGCGGACGACGGCAGTGCCATCGCAGCTGCCTTGGTCCCGCGCTTGGGCCGGGCGCCGCTGCCATCGGCGCATGGCATGGGAATCGGTATCCTGCATGCCAGCCGCCTGGCGCTGGAGCGCGGCTATCGCCTGGTACTGGAAGAGAACGCGACGGGAGCGGTGCGCTTTGTCCTGGAAAATCGCCAGGGCGACAGCTCAAGGTAG
- the hpf gene encoding ribosome hibernation-promoting factor, HPF/YfiA family has translation MNLTISGHHLDVTPAIRAYVETKLERVTRHFDHVIDMNVTLSVDKLQHKIEVNVHLRGKDIHVEATEPDMYAAIDLVADKLDRQVLKHKEKRYSDRHSDAMKYQTGQESHEIQETQQPAA, from the coding sequence ATGAACCTGACCATCAGTGGGCACCACCTGGACGTAACCCCAGCCATCCGCGCATACGTGGAAACCAAGCTGGAGCGGGTAACACGCCATTTCGATCATGTGATCGATATGAACGTCACCCTCAGCGTCGACAAGCTGCAGCACAAGATCGAAGTCAATGTGCACCTGCGCGGCAAGGATATTCATGTGGAAGCCACCGAGCCCGACATGTACGCAGCCATCGACCTGGTGGCCGACAAGTTGGACCGGCAAGTCTTGAAGCACAAGGAAAAGCGCTACAGCGATCGCCATAGCGACGCCATGAAATATCAAACCGGCCAGGAGAGCCACGAAATCCAAGAAACCCAGCAGCCCGCCGCCTAA
- a CDS encoding RNA polymerase factor sigma-54, which produces MKQSLQLKFSQSLTLTPQLQQSIKLLQLSTLDLNQEIERFLLENPMLEREDENEPEIHVVREDGTPVEVEAPTPTLDEAPAQESGESDFDMDDSLGDNYWSEAGGGQTRDDDDEFDPQANVARISTLREHLLAQLGLLPISPRDLALASMVIDALDDNGYLGLSLEEIYELIPQEVRDGLEIEREELQIGLQLVRQLEPCGIGAVDLKGCLLLQLQQQMGDEPASGLARAIVAEHLDLLANKDYSKLKKTLKCDDDALKAAQILIQRLNPRPGAMFGETETRYVVADVIVKKLRQGWSVQLNEAAMPKLKVNQLYANILRQHRDSGAGLSGQLQEAKWLIKNVQQRFDTILRVAQAIVEKQQRFFEHGDVAMRPLVLRDIAEELDLHESTISRVTTQKYMLTPSGIFEFKYFFGSHVDTDSGGECSAIAIKALIKQLIQGEDTKKPLSDSYLADVLGKQGITVARRTVAKYREALQIPPVNQRKSL; this is translated from the coding sequence ATGAAACAGTCCCTCCAACTCAAATTCTCGCAGTCGCTCACGCTCACGCCGCAGTTGCAACAGTCGATCAAACTGCTGCAATTGTCCACGCTCGACCTGAACCAGGAAATCGAGCGCTTCCTGCTGGAAAACCCCATGCTGGAGCGCGAGGACGAGAACGAGCCGGAAATCCACGTGGTCCGGGAAGACGGCACGCCGGTGGAGGTCGAGGCACCCACGCCCACCCTGGATGAAGCACCCGCGCAGGAATCGGGCGAGTCCGATTTCGATATGGACGACTCGCTGGGCGACAATTACTGGAGCGAGGCTGGTGGGGGCCAAACCCGCGACGACGACGACGAGTTCGACCCGCAAGCCAATGTCGCCCGTATCTCCACCCTGCGCGAACACTTGCTGGCGCAGCTGGGCCTGCTGCCCATCAGTCCGCGCGATCTGGCGCTGGCCAGCATGGTGATCGATGCACTGGACGACAATGGTTACTTGGGGCTAAGCCTGGAGGAAATCTACGAACTGATCCCCCAGGAAGTGCGCGACGGGCTGGAAATCGAGCGGGAAGAACTGCAGATCGGCCTGCAGCTGGTACGCCAGTTGGAACCTTGCGGCATCGGGGCGGTCGATCTCAAAGGCTGCCTGCTTTTGCAATTGCAGCAGCAGATGGGCGATGAACCGGCTAGCGGATTGGCCCGGGCAATCGTCGCCGAGCACCTCGATTTATTGGCCAACAAGGACTACAGTAAGCTTAAGAAAACGCTCAAATGCGATGACGATGCGCTGAAAGCGGCCCAAATACTGATCCAGCGGCTCAATCCACGCCCTGGCGCCATGTTTGGCGAGACCGAAACGCGTTATGTGGTAGCGGACGTTATCGTGAAGAAGCTTCGGCAGGGCTGGTCGGTTCAGCTCAACGAAGCGGCAATGCCCAAGCTTAAAGTTAACCAGCTTTACGCCAACATCCTGCGGCAGCACCGCGACAGCGGCGCCGGCCTGTCAGGTCAGCTGCAGGAAGCCAAATGGCTTATCAAGAACGTCCAGCAACGCTTCGATACCATCCTCCGGGTTGCGCAGGCCATAGTCGAGAAGCAACAACGATTCTTCGAGCACGGCGACGTGGCCATGCGGCCGCTGGTACTGCGCGATATCGCCGAGGAGTTGGATCTGCACGAATCGACCATCTCACGCGTGACCACCCAGAAGTACATGCTCACACCCAGTGGCATCTTCGAATTCAAGTACTTCTTCGGCAGCCATGTCGATACCGACTCGGGTGGCGAATGCTCGGCCATCGCGATCAAGGCGTTAATCAAGCAGCTCATCCAAGGCGAAGATACGAAAAAACCGCTTAGCGACAGCTATCTCGCCGACGTGCTGGGCAAGCAAGGCATCACCGTCGCGCGCCGTACCGTCGCCAAGTACCGAGAAGCATTACAAATCCCTCCCGTGAACCAACGAAAGTCCCTGTAG